In the Verrucomicrobiia bacterium genome, GTGAGCGGGGTGACGCAGGAGCCGACGGCGATGATGAACATGTTCATCTGGTAGCGCACGAGGTCGGGGGACTCGTGGATGGTTTGCTGGACGCGTTTCAGGAGGTCTTTGAGTTCGGCGAGGTTCAGTTCGGCATCTGGCTTTACGGAGACGAGGCTGCTGAGAGTGGCCCAACCGGTCACGGCGATGAGCGGTTTCTTGGAATCGATCCATTTCATGGCCATCGCGTGACCATGAGGGCTTCCGGCGGCAACACTGGCGACGGCTCCGGGTAAACCGGCTCCGTAGGCACCATCGGCCCAGCGTTGCAGGTCGCGCTTGGTCATGCGGGCGTCATCGGCGATGAGGCTGGCGAGATACATGGCGTCGTAATTGCCCGTGGCGTAGAGATCGAGCGCGAGCCGGTAATCCATCTTGATGCGCTTACGTATCTTTTGCAGGTCGCCGATCTTCACTCCGAAGCAGGGTTCTTTGACGCCGTGATTGTTCATCATCACGCGCTTGTAGCTCGCGGTGCCGAGGGGTTCGAGTTCAGCGAGGATGGATTGGGCGGTCATGGGAGTGGCTTGTTGATAGCAGAGATTGATTGAATGCCCAATGAGGAATTTGGCTGTTGTTTCGAGTTTCTTGTTTGTGGTTTCGAGTTGGGGGACTGTGAATCTGGATACGACTGTGAATTACCGGTGCCAACCCGAAACCAGAAACTCCAAACCCGAAACATATTCTAAACCGCTTGGACGGGTTCTTCGCTGAGCGCGGGGGAAATGGTGTCGATCTGATAGGATTCGCGGCCGAGACCGTCAGTGCCGAGGCTGGCTTCCATAGTGCGGCTCAGGGGCACTTTGTAGTTGCCGCGGATGCGGACTTCCCGCCATTGGAGAATGGAATCGATATGGCGGGCGATGTAGGAGGTGTAGGAAAGCGCGGCGAAAGGATACTCCTTGTCATCAGAGGCGAGCCATTTGCCTTGGTCCTGAAAGCCAAAACGGCGGTAGAAGGTGAGCGAGGCAGGCAAGGCGAAGATGAGGAGATGATTCATCGTATCGGGTTTGCCTATCCCGGTCCTGCCCACACGTAGCAAAGTCATAGTGGTGCCGATGCGATCCTTTTGGTAATCAGGATGCACCAAGCCGTAGCAGAGGGTGTAGATGTTCGGGCCAAGTCTTAGCAGCCCGGAGCAGGCAATGATTTTACCCTGTATTTCCGCGACAATCATACCGTTTTCCGGCTGACGCAGATGGGCGGCGAAGGCTTTTTCGTCACCTTCTGGAAAGCGTCCTGCAGAGACCAGCCGGTAGAGGGCCATGAGGCGAGGGTAATCTTTTTCTTCGCAAGCACGGAAATTGATGGGAATGAGCAGGGGAGGGTTCAACTCGCGATCCAAGTCCGTGTAAGCGAACTTGCGGCGGACCCATGTAAGCAATGCGCGCATGAATGAGACCCAAGGATTGCCCTTGATCACTACAGTAAGCCTTCATATGGGGGTGTCTAATGAAAGTTTTTGATGGAGTTTCCAGTTTCTTGTTACTGGTTAAGCGAATTCTGGGGTTGTTCAAAATGATAGGTCTTATAGGGCCAATATGACAAATGATTCGAACGCTGAGACGAGTTTTGAGTCGAATCAGAAAAACCCATTTTAGGGTGAAGATGTAATTACGGACAGCTTGCTTGTCGCAGTTGTATCGTTTGGAACCTTGCACTACAGTGTGCGGCACAGAAATTGAACCCATGAAACGGCTAACGCGCTTCTTTGTCCTGCTTGGTCTCGTCGCCTGCACGGCGCTCGGGCATGCCCAGCAGGTGTCCGTGGTGGAAAAGGAACTCTCCAATGGCATGAAAGTGCTCATGCTGCCGCGCAAGGGCGAGCCGACCATCTCCGGCGGCTGGGTGGCGCGCGTGGGCAGTGCGAATGAGCGGCCCGGCATCACGGGCATCGCGCATCTCTTCGAGCACATGATGTTCAAGGGCACGCCGACGCTGGGCACGAAGGATTACAAGAAGGACTTGGAGATCATCAATGAGCAGGAACGGCTGCGCGACTTGATGCGGGCGGAGGAAGGCAAGATGCGCGATCTGTATCGCAAGGGTGAGATCGCCGATCCTTACAAGCCGGAGAACAAAACTGCGCGCTACAAGGAGCTGGAAAAGCAGTTCAACGAACTGATCAAGCAGCAGCGCGAGATCATGGTGAAGAACGAGTTCGACCGCGTTTACACGGCCGCGGGCGGTTCACAGATGAACGCGTTCACGTCGACAGACATGACGGCGTATTTCATCACGGTGCCAGCGAATCGCTTGGAGTTCTGGATGTGGATGGAGTCGGAACGGCTCTTGCGCCCGGTGTTCCGTGAATTCTATGCGGAGCGCGATGTGGTGTTCGAGGAACGCCGCATGCGCACTGAATCCACTCCTACGGGCCGCTTGGAAGAGATGTTCAACGCGATGTTCTGGGAATCGCATCCATATTCCTGGCCAACGGTCGGTTGGCCCTCGGACATTCCCGCCATCAGCAAGGTGCAGGCAGATGAGTTCTACGCGCTGTATTATCAGCCGCAGAATCTGACACTGGTGCTGGTGGGTGATTTCGATCCGAAAGATTGCGCGGCGCAGTGCGAGCGGTATTTCGGGCGCATCGCGAAGGGCAAACAACCCGCTCCCGACGTAGTGACGCTGGAGATGAAGCAGGCGGGCGAGAAGCGCATGAACGGTGAGGCGGAGGCGAATCCGATGGTGGATATCCTCTATCACACGGTGCCGTTCGG is a window encoding:
- a CDS encoding DNA alkylation repair protein → MTAQSILAELEPLGTASYKRVMMNNHGVKEPCFGVKIGDLQKIRKRIKMDYRLALDLYATGNYDAMYLASLIADDARMTKRDLQRWADGAYGAGLPGAVASVAAGSPHGHAMAMKWIDSKKPLIAVTGWATLSSLVSVKPDAELNLAELKDLLKRVQQTIHESPDLVRYQMNMFIIAVGSCVTPLTELALKTAEKIGKVTADMGNNSCEVFSATDYIQKVQKRGTLGKKRKSAKC
- a CDS encoding GNAT family N-acetyltransferase is translated as MRALLTWVRRKFAYTDLDRELNPPLLIPINFRACEEKDYPRLMALYRLVSAGRFPEGDEKAFAAHLRQPENGMIVAEIQGKIIACSGLLRLGPNIYTLCYGLVHPDYQKDRIGTTMTLLRVGRTGIGKPDTMNHLLIFALPASLTFYRRFGFQDQGKWLASDDKEYPFAALSYTSYIARHIDSILQWREVRIRGNYKVPLSRTMEASLGTDGLGRESYQIDTISPALSEEPVQAV
- a CDS encoding pitrilysin family protein, with the translated sequence MKRLTRFFVLLGLVACTALGHAQQVSVVEKELSNGMKVLMLPRKGEPTISGGWVARVGSANERPGITGIAHLFEHMMFKGTPTLGTKDYKKDLEIINEQERLRDLMRAEEGKMRDLYRKGEIADPYKPENKTARYKELEKQFNELIKQQREIMVKNEFDRVYTAAGGSQMNAFTSTDMTAYFITVPANRLEFWMWMESERLLRPVFREFYAERDVVFEERRMRTESTPTGRLEEMFNAMFWESHPYSWPTVGWPSDIPAISKVQADEFYALYYQPQNLTLVLVGDFDPKDCAAQCERYFGRIAKGKQPAPDVVTLEMKQAGEKRMNGEAEANPMVDILYHTVPFGHKDSYALEVLGQLLSTRTGRLYKGMVLGKQVATETWARQDGYRWAGSFNIGGECKDGVTPEKVEEAIYAEIEKIQNETVSAEELQKVKNNFAASEYRKLANNHAIMFQLIYNEGFGDWKEINESGKKVQTVTADDVKRVANEYFKKENRAVATYTRKPGKEGAAGGDDIFAGLSEEQKSVIRKVQGSIQAESSVEKLKQAQEQITKQMGGADAKNKPFLQAYLKMVTERINALEKGTK